The genomic region ATgcgtgaattatgaaatcttcaaccatgattttttaacaatttctttcattcatctttaggtgtgaatgaaaccaatttcaacaaacattttttgtaaaatgttataatttacaaataatttattacatgtccacctcagtggacagcgtacattctgaacatgaaatgtgttggcttggcttactgaagtccaaatggaggggctcaattgcaattaagtcttcaacagctgtgcttaatagcaaaaacaaataaataacaattttgagtacctgtccgctgtagtgaccattatgcatcaaagggatatATATACTAAGAAGAAATATACCAAAAAAGGTCCATAACGTGTCTCTCTGTCCAGGTCAGTGTTTGTCTTTGGGTCCTCCTACACCCTCCTTGGATGCTGGTGGTGGCACTGATTGTGTGGCAGCCTTACTTAGTgtcccccaggacagctgtggctatgcAGTTTAATAAAATATCCTGTATTCATAGACTGCGTGATTTCAGAACCTTGGTTTTGCTCGCCGTGATCTCTCGTTGATCTTCTCTGTCTCTCAGACTGAATTGCAACTATACGTGGAAATGTGCCTTGCTGCACCCAAAGACGCTGACAATTCTTAAAGGTTTGGCTTCCTCATCTTTCTCTGTCTTCTACTTCAAGGCTTGGTTATAATCTCATACAGCTGTCAGATGCAGGAGAGTTCACATTTCTTAGGATTTCCCTCTTTACATGCATCATCTTCGAGATGTGAATGAGCAAGGCTGTCTCAGAAAAatttctcctggacactaaaactgAGCATATCCAGATGAAATCACttcaaaacatgtttatttgataTTTTATAATAAAAATGCAAGCAGAAAAAACATTCCAACCTTTCTACAAGAGACGTTTATACAGATTTTTGATGCACATAAATAAAACGTTCACGTTGCGTTGCTTTAGGAAAGAAAAAGATGACACAAATAATCAAGATTTACATAAATACATTCGTAGCGTGTGTCCATGTGCTTACCAAACTTTCATTTTCTTATCTTTAAAACACAGAAGCACCTCACCAgagtcaataaaataaaataaaatacaataaaaaataaaataaaaataaaaaaagaaataaaataaaatagaaaagtctgtttttattaaacaAGCCTTGTTTGTAGAAATCCAGTCCTCGTGTTGCAGCGGAGTAGATTGGGATATTTCTAATCATGTCTTTTGTGTTTTCAGCTCTACGGTAAAGATGTAGAGATAAACTTATCTCAGGCACTTTCTGAAATCACAAAGTTGTTAAAAGACGAACACAAAGATAGAATTTCATACATGTTGATGTCTGTTGTTTTGCCTCGTCTTTACAGCAAACCGGCTCTTGTCTTTGTTTTATAAAATTGTTGTGTTGAATTTGTTTTTTAAACCAATCAGACGTGTCCTAACAATGAAGGTACAGAAAGAGGCAGGTTGGTTTTAAAACTTGGAGGAAAAAATGAACAACCAGATAATTAGTACAATAAAGTACAATAAAAGACGTTTATTTATGTTGAAACCCACCTCTAGGGGCACTCTCATTCTTTCAACAGGCCTGCTTCACTGCAGACATTTTTATTAGGAGTTCAGGGAAAGCACGGATGAATTTCTATTTCTGGGGCTCCTGACTGCTTTCTTTAGAGTGAACGATTACAAACAGAATTGGTTGCTGCGCTCCTTTGTACGCCTAAATCAGCGGTAGATTTATTCAGTGAGTGGGGAAATTACGTTCACACATTCCTGACTCTGTCGGAAGATGCTGTGAAAAGAAATGTGCAACTATGGCAGGAGTTGTTGTAGCAGCTTGAGTTGGAGGAAGTTCCTCACAAAATAATTGCATTATGTTGCAATACCTTCAAATTCCTGTATAGGGATGATTCTTTAAAGCATGTCAGAAAACTTTTatctgctaatataataataataataattattattattattattattattattattattattattattttaatacaatatttagccatgttaataatgAAAAATGTTACTCTAGCTAGTATATCTTTGCCTTTGTCCTCCACCAGGGGACGGGAGACATGAATAGGATTCATTGTGCAGATTTTACATGAAATGACTAACACTGTTAAAGAGGCAGGGCTCCTGGGTGGATTAAATGtgactttttttttgggggggggggcatcatttGGTAGTTAAAATCAACAGTATCGAAGTTTGACATTTTCTTTCCATAAAACagcaaaatatatatttattttgttcAAAGCGTTATAATTTTGGATTTCGGCAAACAACAAATAATTTTTTCAGTGTTGGAAACCACAAACTGCTAACGAGTTTTGCACCAGCAGATTTAAAGCTACATTCTAAAACAGTCAGgagatatgtttatgtttatttatttagcagaccctTTTATCCAAAGCCACTTAATATTTatcacctatagggcatgttgtgatctgtgggggaaaccagagtacccggaggaaacccaggcatgcatggggagaacacgcaactccacgcagaaaggccgcagcagagtttcgaacccGCGACctccgtgctgcgaggcaacagtgctaaccactgcgtcaccatgcagccaTGTAGGATACGTAACACCAAGGGGGACGTCTAGGCAGAGCTGCAAATAATTCATGTTTTCCCTCATTTCTAATCCAAATCAGGCAGAGCAGGATGTTTCCATCTGTGTTTTATCGGTGCATCAGCTGAATGGACGAACAAAACTCCGTCTCTAAAGACAGCAAAGCTTTTATAATCTACATTTTATAATATTCATGTTTTAGCAGCTCTGAATGGAACTGGAAAGAAATCTATACCTTCACTGTTAGCTGTCACCCTCTTCACAAATAACAGTACTAatttcatgttttgtttttaaactaTGTTATAAAATAAGTGTAGAAAATAACCGTGATTCCAGTAAAATGCTTAGTTACAGTTTCAGACAAGAGCAGGGTGCTTCTTTGAAACTACCTTGTAAATGCACTAGAAGAGGCGTTTATATTTGTACAATAAATGAAACATTTGACAACCTAAAAATAACTTCTAAGTGGTATTTCCTTTTGTTTTAAGGCaattaaattttaaaaagttACAAATCAGCAATGAAAAAATTAAATTGATGTCTGATAATAGTCACTTTCAGCTTTTTATAAGTATTAGTATCTAAGTACATTTATGTAAAAAGGACCAAAGGTGCGATCAAATTCCTCACCGAGCACGTTGACACACTCCTGCAGCCTGAATTTGATTTTCTGTTTCTCAGGAGGGGCTCTTCATGTAAATGAGTGAATCTTATTTCAACACTTAAAACCTTTAAGGTTAAAGAGATGTATTAAAACCTTGAATAATAAATGATAACCATGCCATTTCCTGCAGAACTGTCTGATCTACTGGTGTTCATGTCAAGCACAAAGTCAAGTACCAGTCAGCTGCAACATTTTCaatgaaagcagctttaaatgaaaCTCTTCTTTTTGATTTTATTTACCTTTTTGATTGTTATCACTAAACAACAAAAATCAAAGTCACTTCTCATTCAAATGAAGGaaaatataatataaaataaaataataaaaccacagttttttatcttattttgttaaaattgtgtgaaaacataCATTGCTACTTTTAATGGGCAAAAAGCAAAATATATTGAATTAATTATTAAGAGCAGATCTTTCTCCTTGCTCTCTCGCTGAATCGACTCAGATCATTTTCGTATCAAATATTCTTCACAAAAGTCTGCACACTTTCTATAGCTCTTTTGAGTCCAGATTTTTAGCTTCTCTCATCCTCTTCATACATTTTAATCCAAGTCAAAAGCAATCAAATACTCTGGAGGATTTACCCTGTAAACAGCAGAGGAAAGAGTCAGTTTTCCACAGTCTCAGCTGTTTGACTTCATGCACAATAAAGGGTACAAGGCAGTCGCGTGGCCTGAAATCCTTTGCACGACACAGGAAGTTCATCCTCTTCCTCGTCCCTCCCATTTTCATCTCCATTCCAGCCAACACAAGTACAGGTGTGCTTTGCTTTTGCAGGACTGAAGTTTGAAAGGTTCTTTGAAAGCTACAAAGTTGTGTAGATGTAGACAAAAATGATGACTACCAGGTTGAGAATGGTCCCAATGATGCCCAACATGGCCAAGATAGTCTCCTCCTTACTCTCCTTATCTTGAATTCCCTTTTCCTCATCATTGTAGACAGTGTTTACCATTTTCTCCAAAAAAAATCTGCAGCTTCTGTCTCAGACCAATCTAGAGCAGACAGACAAGAAGAAAAGGGTTTAGCACAATTACCATTGTGTAAGATTTCAAAAGATTTGCATGGTTTGATAAAGAGATTAAAACCACCATCAAGGGCAATGAAGGGTCACATTGTGCATCTAAAACAGACAAAATTTCTAAGATTTCATAGTAAACTCTATGGAAAAACATTTCATAAAGCAATTCATAAAATATGAAAATCTTTTGGAAATTGGAGCAAAAAAAATCCATAACAAGTGTTTTGCAATGTTTTCACCTCATCTTCTTGAAGGGTTAGAGACACTGGCTTGCTTCAAATCTAATCAGGTGATAAATCCATGCACCTGGCGGGAGGAGCTTGAAAGAACAATAAAGAGTTGTTAACATTTTAAGCTGTTGCTGGTCTTTAAGCCAGAAACTTGACCAGCTTCACTTTGGGCAGcgctctgtagccctctgctagAGGCAAAGGCCACTTCACAGCTAAAGCTGCTTACTGTGCCAGTAGCTCATAAAAAGGCTAGCagctagctttttcagtttgccgaccATCAATACAAAGTG from Nothobranchius furzeri strain GRZ-AD chromosome 18, NfurGRZ-RIMD1, whole genome shotgun sequence harbors:
- the tunar gene encoding LOW QUALITY PROTEIN: protein TUNAR (The sequence of the model RefSeq protein was modified relative to this genomic sequence to represent the inferred CDS: deleted 1 base in 1 codon); protein product: MPVHYRKASPSSMPDATLLLMLCKIGLRQKLQIFFGKMVNTVYNDEEKGIQDKESKEETILAMLGIIGTILNLVVIIFVYIYTTL